A genomic stretch from Caulobacter sp. FWC2 includes:
- a CDS encoding M28 family metallopeptidase, with protein MKTIRFLGFWICLALGLALGTWSQRTPAPIPASAPATAFSADRAMADVTTIAQKPHPTGSAEIAKVRDHLRERISELGLEVSIRSGEGFWAKSDNGRTLIVAAVQNVIGVLPGKDPSLPAILVMSHYDSVHNSPGAADDATGVAAALEIARALKADGEHARDVIFLFTDAEEAGLLGADAFFNRDPTLERVGLVVNLEARGDAGRAAMFQTGPGNGALMSVFARQAKGPSANSLASAVYEKMPNDTDFTHAVKRGLPGLNLAFIDDQLAYHTPLARPDHLERGSLQHMGDQALPTIRALANAPTLPAKTANAIYSDVLGLFMISYPPTVGWGLLALAAGLIVFTAWRTLSLGAANGWEIARGVAGLLLTASSIATVLHLAGRLLMITDVQRYYGVLTRFDLLLWGCGLLAVAVGLGVATAQARGARRIIPCVAALALGGACSLVGGFDPIGLGLGVAACVLAALSLGFKTDVLGAWIGGMIVLLVMATAAQVLAPGATVMLTWPLLIAALGAALIIGVGGTRDRRVALALTGAVGLLAVLSTAQLTAWGSWTFAGVGMMEPAVLALFAMLAAPALSPLAHDFAATRWAWRAAGVLALAGVALVANAARLGGEPGRPAVTQAQHVADLSTGKAWRLTEAPRLDAWTKAALPDDGGSDPKQASLAPFWRKPVWMSETRAVPVEAPRLSVDRAEDRLLVRLIPAPGAEMVSLRLRPSGALAAPRLNGRPITLKTEAGQWSTVNYHAPDPNGVTLSFTTQGPGKVDVAALEYHDGWPALAKAPPAKPADLMAIGMSDKTAVLVRGGMSW; from the coding sequence ATGAAGACGATCCGCTTCCTCGGGTTCTGGATCTGCCTGGCCCTCGGCCTGGCGCTGGGGACATGGAGCCAGAGAACCCCCGCGCCGATTCCGGCCAGCGCGCCGGCCACGGCCTTCTCGGCCGACCGCGCCATGGCCGACGTCACCACCATCGCCCAGAAGCCCCACCCGACCGGCTCGGCCGAGATCGCCAAGGTCCGCGACCATCTGCGGGAACGGATCTCGGAGCTGGGGCTAGAGGTTTCGATTCGCTCTGGTGAAGGCTTCTGGGCCAAGTCCGACAACGGCCGCACCCTGATCGTAGCCGCCGTCCAGAACGTCATCGGCGTCCTGCCGGGCAAGGACCCCAGCCTGCCGGCCATCCTGGTGATGAGCCACTATGACTCCGTGCACAATTCGCCGGGCGCCGCCGATGACGCCACCGGCGTAGCCGCCGCCCTGGAGATCGCCCGCGCCCTGAAGGCGGACGGCGAGCACGCCCGCGACGTCATCTTCCTGTTTACCGACGCCGAGGAGGCGGGCCTGCTGGGCGCCGACGCCTTCTTCAACCGCGACCCGACCCTGGAACGCGTCGGCCTGGTGGTGAACCTGGAGGCGCGCGGCGACGCCGGTCGGGCGGCCATGTTCCAGACTGGACCCGGCAACGGCGCGCTGATGAGCGTCTTCGCCCGCCAGGCCAAGGGTCCGTCGGCAAATTCGCTGGCCTCGGCGGTCTACGAGAAGATGCCCAACGACACCGACTTCACCCACGCGGTGAAGCGTGGCCTGCCGGGGCTGAACCTGGCCTTCATCGACGACCAGCTGGCCTATCACACGCCGCTGGCCCGCCCCGACCACCTGGAGCGCGGCAGCCTGCAGCACATGGGCGACCAGGCCCTGCCGACGATCCGCGCCCTGGCCAACGCCCCGACCCTGCCGGCCAAGACCGCCAACGCGATCTATTCCGACGTGCTGGGCCTGTTCATGATCAGCTATCCGCCGACCGTGGGCTGGGGGCTGCTCGCCCTCGCCGCCGGCCTGATCGTCTTCACCGCCTGGCGCACCCTGAGCCTGGGCGCCGCCAACGGCTGGGAGATTGCCCGGGGCGTCGCCGGCCTGCTGCTGACCGCCTCCAGCATCGCCACGGTGCTGCACCTGGCCGGCCGGCTGCTGATGATCACCGATGTGCAGCGCTACTACGGCGTCCTGACCCGCTTCGACCTGCTGCTGTGGGGCTGCGGGCTGCTGGCGGTCGCGGTCGGGCTGGGCGTCGCCACTGCCCAGGCGCGAGGCGCACGCCGGATCATCCCCTGTGTCGCCGCCCTGGCCCTGGGCGGGGCGTGCAGCCTGGTCGGCGGCTTCGATCCCATCGGTCTTGGCCTGGGGGTCGCAGCCTGCGTGCTGGCCGCCCTGTCCCTGGGCTTCAAGACCGACGTGCTGGGTGCCTGGATCGGCGGGATGATCGTGCTGCTGGTGATGGCCACCGCCGCCCAGGTCCTGGCCCCCGGCGCGACGGTGATGCTGACTTGGCCGTTGCTGATCGCCGCGCTGGGCGCGGCCCTGATCATTGGCGTCGGCGGGACGCGCGACCGACGCGTAGCGCTGGCGCTCACGGGCGCGGTCGGCCTCCTTGCCGTACTGTCGACCGCCCAGCTGACCGCCTGGGGATCCTGGACCTTCGCCGGCGTCGGCATGATGGAGCCGGCGGTCCTGGCCCTGTTCGCCATGCTGGCCGCGCCCGCCCTGTCGCCCCTGGCCCACGACTTCGCCGCCACCCGCTGGGCCTGGCGCGCCGCCGGCGTGCTGGCCCTGGCAGGGGTCGCCCTGGTCGCCAACGCCGCCCGCCTCGGCGGCGAGCCCGGCCGCCCGGCCGTGACCCAGGCCCAGCACGTGGCCGACCTGTCGACCGGCAAGGCCTGGCGCCTGACAGAGGCTCCGCGCCTCGACGCCTGGACCAAGGCCGCCCTGCCCGACGACGGCGGCTCGGATCCCAAGCAAGCGTCCCTGGCCCCGTTCTGGCGCAAACCGGTCTGGATGTCCGAGACCCGCGCCGTGCCGGTCGAGGCCCCTCGGCTGAGCGTCGATCGCGCCGAGGACCGCCTGCTGGTCCGGCTGATCCCTGCACCCGGCGCCGAGATGGTCAGCCTCCGCCTGCGCCCCAGCGGCGCCCTGGCCGCGCCGCGCCTCAACGGCCGGCCGATCACCCTGAAGACCGAGGCCGGCCAGTGGTCGACGGTGAACTATCACGCGCCCGATCCGAACGGAGTCACCCTGAGCTTCACGACCCAGGGTCCCGGCAAGGTCGACGTCGCGGCGCTGGAGTATCACGACGGCTGGCCCGCCCTGGCCAAGGCCCCGCCCGCCAAGCCCGCCGACCTGATGGCCATCGGCATGTCCGACAAGACCGCTGTGCTGGTGCGCGGCGGGATGAGCTGGTGA
- a CDS encoding TonB-dependent receptor, which produces MRFTQVLCGTASAVVLAGMGAGAVQAKQAAQTEIPTVDSIIVTAQKREQNLQDVPIVVTAVGAKQLEGAGVRDIKDLQILTPGLNVASTSNETNTTVRIRGVGTVGDNPGLESSVSVVIDGVYRPRNGVAFNDLGEMERVEVLKGPQGTLFGKNTSAGVINVLTKAPDFEFGAEAEATFGNYGAKGGSVAVTGPIIADKLAGRLFAAKRERDGFYTIKTGAGPRTATDDANQDFYTIRGQLLATPTDELKFRFIGDYTKRDERCCVGVQIVTGPTGAILDALSADSGVSIPAKPFDRISYANRPTDQQIEDKGVSLEGEWTTPWLGGATLTSITAAREWTTNNGQDVDFSTADIAYRNSDQWRTRFKQFSQELRYAGRTEKGEWLIGAFYANEDLDQLTPFRYGASYETYLGLLLSGGASPTFVSALTGRAPGTSYTAGSGSLDTYAQNSKSLSFFTNDTYHLTDRIDLTIGLRHTHELKTLATQYTNLPGNNGCAAALGRTGTIVGIVGAANASTVIGNLCLPWTDPGFNSYSSKQKRNEKEWTGTFKVSAKVTDDIMSYVSWAKGYKAGGFNLDRSRIGLGAPNPDTSFAPETVESIEVGFKTSWLNRRLSVNSAFFHQSYKGFQLNTFTGVSYIVTSIPAVESFGVDTDLLWFTPIRGLSLQGGVTYAETEYGPFIAPTGVSPRLSDARLSFAPLWSASLAASYEHDIGSSLLFHANLSGKFSSSYNTGSDLAPQKVQPKMTVLNGRIGIGSQTGLWTVDAWAQNLTNKKYYQVGYDGPLQSGTYDAFLGAPRTYGVTLKAKF; this is translated from the coding sequence ATGCGCTTTACCCAGGTGCTTTGCGGCACTGCGTCCGCTGTTGTTCTCGCCGGTATGGGCGCCGGCGCCGTCCAGGCCAAGCAGGCCGCCCAAACCGAAATCCCCACCGTCGACAGCATCATCGTCACCGCCCAGAAGCGCGAGCAGAACCTGCAGGACGTGCCGATCGTGGTGACTGCGGTCGGCGCCAAACAGCTGGAAGGCGCGGGCGTCAGGGACATCAAGGATCTCCAGATCCTGACGCCGGGCCTGAACGTGGCGTCGACGTCGAACGAAACCAATACCACCGTCCGCATCCGCGGCGTGGGCACGGTCGGCGACAACCCCGGCCTGGAATCCTCGGTCAGCGTCGTCATCGACGGCGTCTATCGCCCGCGTAACGGCGTGGCCTTCAACGACCTGGGCGAGATGGAACGGGTCGAAGTGCTGAAGGGTCCGCAAGGCACCCTGTTCGGCAAGAACACCTCCGCGGGCGTCATCAACGTCCTGACCAAGGCCCCTGATTTCGAATTCGGCGCCGAGGCCGAGGCGACCTTCGGCAACTACGGCGCCAAGGGCGGTTCGGTCGCCGTGACCGGTCCGATCATCGCCGACAAGCTGGCCGGCCGCCTGTTCGCCGCCAAGCGCGAGCGCGACGGCTTCTACACCATCAAGACCGGCGCGGGTCCGCGCACGGCCACTGACGACGCCAACCAGGATTTCTACACGATCCGCGGCCAACTGCTGGCGACGCCGACCGATGAGCTGAAATTCCGCTTCATCGGCGACTACACCAAGCGTGACGAACGCTGCTGCGTGGGCGTGCAGATCGTGACCGGCCCGACCGGCGCCATCCTCGACGCCCTGTCGGCGGACTCGGGCGTGTCCATTCCGGCCAAGCCGTTCGACCGCATTTCCTACGCCAACCGCCCGACCGATCAGCAGATCGAGGACAAGGGCGTTTCGCTGGAAGGCGAATGGACCACGCCGTGGCTGGGCGGCGCGACCCTTACCTCGATCACCGCGGCCCGTGAGTGGACGACCAACAACGGCCAGGACGTCGACTTCTCGACCGCCGACATCGCCTATCGCAACAGCGACCAGTGGCGCACGCGCTTCAAGCAGTTCAGCCAGGAACTGCGTTATGCCGGCCGCACCGAAAAGGGCGAATGGCTGATCGGCGCGTTCTACGCCAACGAGGATCTCGATCAGCTGACGCCGTTCCGCTACGGCGCGTCCTACGAGACCTATCTGGGCCTGCTGCTATCGGGCGGCGCCAGCCCCACCTTCGTGTCGGCGCTGACCGGCCGCGCGCCCGGCACGTCCTACACGGCGGGCTCCGGTTCGCTGGACACCTACGCGCAGAACTCCAAGAGCCTGTCGTTCTTCACCAACGACACCTACCACCTGACCGATCGGATCGACCTGACGATCGGCCTGCGCCACACCCACGAACTGAAGACCCTGGCGACGCAGTACACCAACCTGCCGGGCAACAACGGCTGCGCCGCCGCGCTGGGCCGCACCGGGACGATCGTCGGCATCGTCGGCGCCGCCAACGCCTCGACCGTGATCGGCAACCTCTGCCTGCCTTGGACCGATCCGGGCTTCAACAGCTACAGCTCCAAGCAGAAGCGTAACGAGAAGGAATGGACCGGCACCTTCAAGGTCTCGGCCAAGGTCACCGACGACATCATGTCGTATGTGTCCTGGGCCAAGGGCTACAAGGCGGGCGGCTTCAACCTCGACCGCTCGCGCATCGGCCTGGGCGCGCCGAACCCGGACACCAGCTTCGCGCCGGAAACGGTGGAATCGATCGAGGTCGGCTTCAAGACCAGCTGGCTGAACCGCCGCCTGTCGGTGAACTCGGCCTTCTTCCACCAGTCTTACAAAGGCTTCCAGCTGAACACCTTCACCGGCGTCAGCTACATCGTCACCTCGATCCCGGCCGTGGAGTCGTTCGGCGTCGACACCGACCTGCTGTGGTTCACCCCGATCCGGGGCCTCAGCCTGCAGGGCGGCGTCACCTATGCCGAGACCGAGTACGGTCCGTTCATCGCGCCGACCGGCGTCTCCCCGCGCCTGTCCGACGCCCGCCTGTCGTTCGCCCCGCTGTGGTCGGCCTCACTGGCTGCCAGCTATGAGCATGACATCGGCTCGTCGCTGCTGTTCCACGCCAACCTGAGCGGCAAGTTCAGCTCCAGCTACAACACCGGCTCGGATCTGGCCCCGCAGAAGGTCCAGCCGAAGATGACGGTCCTGAACGGCCGCATCGGCATCGGCAGCCAGACCGGTCTCTGGACGGTCGACGCCTGGGCCCAGAACCTGACCAACAAGAAGTACTATCAGGTCGGCTACGACGGCCCGCTGCAATCGGGCACCTACGACGCCTTCCTCGGCGCGCCGCGCACCTACGGCGTGACCCTGAAGGCCAAGTTCTAG
- a CDS encoding polysaccharide deacetylase family protein, whose product MSRLPIVFRLVLGPELALWAKAGRAPVLWWRDDDARAATGALEQLLALSRRHQAPLTLAAIAGPSLPLLVSRTETEPQVELAVHGFKHVNRQPQGQGFGEIIDSDDTDWIRAQLRATVMQFHRVGVAPTLFVPPWNNLKPQLLEVLPDSAITAVSGFDQASSERDGVKRLDAHLDVLRWKGGGRFRGSWRFLSRMRRLMIQRRKAGQWDEPIGLLTHHLDHDKATWLFLERFLATFRVTARRQLTGETAAPIEALSA is encoded by the coding sequence ATGTCCCGGCTGCCGATCGTCTTTCGCCTGGTCCTGGGGCCGGAGCTCGCGCTCTGGGCCAAGGCTGGTCGCGCGCCGGTGCTGTGGTGGCGCGACGACGACGCCCGCGCGGCGACGGGCGCGCTGGAGCAATTACTAGCCCTGTCCCGCCGCCACCAAGCCCCGCTGACCCTGGCGGCCATCGCCGGTCCCAGCCTGCCCCTGCTGGTGAGCCGCACCGAGACCGAGCCCCAGGTCGAGCTGGCCGTCCATGGCTTCAAGCACGTCAACCGCCAGCCGCAAGGCCAGGGTTTCGGCGAGATCATCGACAGCGACGATACCGACTGGATCCGCGCCCAGCTCCGCGCCACCGTCATGCAATTCCACCGCGTCGGCGTGGCGCCGACCCTGTTCGTGCCGCCGTGGAACAACCTCAAGCCTCAGCTTCTGGAGGTCCTGCCGGACTCCGCGATCACCGCGGTCTCGGGCTTTGACCAGGCCAGCAGCGAGCGAGATGGCGTTAAGCGTCTGGACGCGCACCTGGACGTGCTGCGCTGGAAGGGCGGCGGCCGGTTCCGTGGAAGCTGGCGCTTCCTGTCCCGGATGCGGCGGCTGATGATCCAGCGGCGCAAGGCGGGTCAATGGGACGAGCCCATCGGCCTGCTGACCCATCACCTGGATCACGACAAGGCGACCTGGCTGTTTCTGGAACGCTTCCTGGCGACGTTCCGCGTCACCGCGCGCCGTCAGCTGACCGGCGAGACGGCGGCGCCCATCGAAGCGCTCAGCGCCTAG
- a CDS encoding glycosyltransferase family 2 protein encodes MAKLSALLCVHNEEQRLPACLAALSFCDEIVVVADRCSDGTEALARHYGAKVVSGIFPIEGPRKHAGIARCTGEWILELDADEGVTPAFAKEVRETIERADAADWYQIPIDNYVGDQLVRHGWGGSFGTASAARLFRRGVKSWKAERVHPGAKLDGAYGGRLKTALNHMVDEDIADMFARLGRYTALKAQDLADSGKIKSLGDDAFRGVRRFFKCYVSRRGYKEGDLGFLISLMAGLYPILSNLRAREILRTRAQEAKTERPAIPPAPLTLPLRRVEAAGQ; translated from the coding sequence GCCAAGCTCTCGGCCCTGCTTTGCGTGCACAACGAAGAACAACGCCTGCCGGCGTGCCTGGCGGCCCTGTCGTTCTGCGACGAGATCGTCGTGGTCGCCGACCGCTGCAGCGACGGCACCGAGGCCCTTGCTCGCCACTACGGCGCCAAGGTCGTCTCGGGCATCTTCCCGATCGAAGGCCCACGCAAGCACGCAGGCATCGCCCGCTGCACCGGTGAATGGATCCTGGAGCTGGACGCCGACGAAGGCGTCACCCCGGCCTTCGCCAAGGAGGTCCGCGAAACGATCGAGCGCGCCGACGCCGCCGACTGGTACCAGATTCCGATCGACAACTATGTCGGCGACCAGCTGGTCCGCCATGGCTGGGGCGGCTCCTTTGGCACCGCCTCGGCGGCCCGTCTGTTTCGTCGCGGCGTCAAGTCGTGGAAGGCCGAGCGCGTCCATCCCGGCGCCAAGCTGGACGGCGCCTATGGCGGCCGCCTGAAGACGGCCCTGAACCACATGGTCGACGAGGACATCGCCGACATGTTCGCGCGCCTGGGCCGCTACACCGCCCTGAAAGCCCAGGACTTGGCCGACAGCGGCAAGATCAAGAGCCTCGGCGACGACGCCTTCCGCGGCGTGCGCCGGTTCTTCAAGTGCTATGTCTCGCGCAGGGGATACAAGGAAGGCGACCTGGGCTTCCTGATATCGCTGATGGCCGGCCTCTATCCGATCCTGTCGAACCTGCGGGCGCGCGAGATCCTGCGCACACGCGCCCAGGAGGCCAAGACCGAGCGTCCGGCTATCCCCCCCGCGCCGCTGACATTGCCTCTGCGCCGCGTCGAGGCCGCTGGCCAGTAA
- a CDS encoding protein adenylyltransferase SelO, with amino-acid sequence MSLSPAYRPDPRLQALGGDFADPVEAADFPETILRFRNQRAAASVGLDGLTDADWVRHFGRFAPLPDNQPVPLAMRYHGHQFRTYNPDLGDGRGFLFAQLREQGTDRLLDLATKGSGRTPWSRAGDGRLTLKGGVREILAASMLEALGVPTSRAFSLVETGEALNRGDEPSPTRSAVLTRLSHSHIRFGTFQRLAYFDQRDLIVQLVDHVVETYFPHLADAPDRASALMQETVAASARLLSRWMTAGFVHGVLNTDNMVVTGESFDYGPWRFLPRNDPNFTAAYFDHQGLYSFGRQPEAVFWNLQQLAASLTLVADQAGLLAALNGFSDAYRLALRGAMLDRLAVKSRNPDEDVELVNSAFRALAEGGEALRWEPFFFDWFGGAASQARALEGPRAELYRTETFETFRRRLADFEPDRPERLADPVFQRPEPEELIIEEVEALWAPVAEGDDWGPLTEKLSRIEAARRAYALGLSGDKNTAP; translated from the coding sequence ATGAGCCTCTCGCCCGCTTACCGCCCTGATCCGCGACTCCAGGCTTTAGGGGGCGATTTCGCCGATCCCGTCGAGGCGGCCGACTTTCCGGAAACCATCCTGCGATTCCGCAACCAGAGGGCGGCGGCCAGCGTCGGACTGGACGGCCTGACCGACGCCGACTGGGTCCGCCATTTCGGTCGCTTCGCGCCGCTGCCGGACAACCAGCCGGTCCCGCTGGCCATGCGCTATCACGGCCACCAGTTCCGCACTTACAATCCCGACCTCGGCGACGGCCGGGGTTTCCTGTTCGCCCAGCTTCGCGAACAGGGGACGGACCGCCTGCTGGATCTCGCCACCAAGGGCTCGGGGCGGACGCCATGGTCGCGGGCCGGCGACGGGCGCCTGACCCTGAAGGGCGGTGTGCGCGAGATCCTGGCGGCGTCTATGCTGGAGGCGCTGGGCGTTCCGACGTCGCGCGCCTTCTCGCTGGTCGAGACCGGGGAGGCCCTTAATCGCGGCGACGAGCCCAGCCCCACCCGATCGGCGGTGCTGACCCGGCTGTCGCACAGCCACATCCGCTTCGGCACGTTCCAGCGCCTGGCCTATTTCGACCAGCGCGACCTGATCGTTCAGCTGGTGGATCACGTGGTCGAGACCTATTTCCCGCACCTGGCCGATGCGCCCGACCGGGCTTCGGCGCTGATGCAGGAGACGGTGGCGGCCAGCGCCCGGCTGCTGTCGCGCTGGATGACGGCGGGCTTCGTGCATGGGGTGCTGAACACCGACAACATGGTCGTGACGGGCGAGAGCTTCGACTACGGCCCCTGGCGGTTCCTTCCGCGCAACGACCCGAACTTCACGGCCGCCTATTTCGACCACCAGGGGCTCTACAGCTTCGGCCGCCAGCCCGAGGCGGTGTTCTGGAACCTGCAGCAGCTGGCAGCCAGCCTGACCCTGGTCGCCGACCAGGCCGGTCTGCTGGCGGCGCTGAACGGCTTCTCCGATGCTTATCGCCTGGCCCTGCGGGGCGCGATGCTGGACCGTCTGGCGGTGAAGAGCCGTAACCCGGACGAGGATGTCGAGCTGGTCAACAGCGCTTTTCGCGCCTTGGCCGAAGGGGGCGAGGCCCTGCGCTGGGAGCCGTTCTTCTTCGACTGGTTCGGCGGGGCGGCGTCGCAGGCGCGGGCGCTGGAAGGGCCGCGCGCCGAGCTCTACCGCACAGAGACGTTCGAGACATTCCGTCGACGGCTGGCCGACTTCGAGCCCGACCGGCCCGAGCGTCTGGCCGATCCGGTTTTCCAACGTCCGGAGCCGGAGGAACTGATCATCGAGGAGGTCGAGGCCCTGTGGGCGCCCGTCGCCGAAGGCGACGACTGGGGGCCGCTAACCGAAAAGCTTAGCCGGATCGAGGCCGCCCGCCGGGCCTACGCCCTGGGATTGAGCGGCGACAAAAACACCGCACCCTGA